The region GACATTTCGCCTTCGCTTTTACTACGGTTTCGCCTCGCTCATTATTACCAGTAACCCACGGGCGGGTGAGATCGGTGACCGTATTTAACAGCCCAACATTTGTGCTTGTGTCATTGCAGAATGGGAGACGTAGATCCAGAGACGCTTTTGGAATGGCTATCGATGGGCCAGGGCGACGAGCGCGATATGCAGCTGATTGCGCTCGAGCAGctctgcatgctgctgctcatgtcCGACAACGTGGATCGATGCTTTGAAAGGTAAGTAGTAGAGACATGGGCGGAGAGTGAGACAGCGAGGAAGGGGCCTTCCGGCACTTATTTGTTCGAttctctgttctgtttgcaGCTGTCCACCGAGGACGTTTCTGCCGGCGTTGTGTAAGATATTTCTGGACGAGCTGGCACCGGAGAATGTGCTCGAGGTGACAGCCCGTGCCATCACCTACTATCTCGACGTGTCGTCCGAGTGCACGCGACGCATCGTGGCGATCGATGGCGCCATTAAGGCCATCTGTAATCGGCTCGTCGTGGCCGACCTCGAGAGCCGCACGAGCCGCGATCTGGCCGAGCAGTGCATCAAGGTGCTGGAGTTGGTGTGCACGCGCGAGGCCGGTGCCGTGTTTGAGGGTGGCGGCCTGAACTGTGTGCTTTCGTTTATCCGGGACAGTGGCTCGCAGATCCACAAGGACACGCTGCACTCGGCCATGGCGGTTGTCTCGCGGCTCTGCACCAAGGTCGAACCGCAGGGTGCGAACGTACAGACATGCGTCGAAAGCTTGAGCACACTGCTACGCCACGAGGACCCGCTGGTTGCGGATGGTGCGCTAAAGTGTTTCGCATCCGTGGCCGATCGTTTCACGCGCAAATCCGTCGATCCGGCACCGTTGGCCGAGTATGGGCTGGTAACGGAACTGTTGAACCGGCTCAGCAATGCCGCCGGAGGTCCACACGTAGCTTCGACAACGGGCAGTAACGCAACCGGCGGACCAGCGGCACaacaaccatcagcagcaggagcaggagcagcaacagcacagcaagAGTCATCAACCTCGTCACCATCGACCGCACAGCTGTCCTCGTCGACGCCCAAGTCAGCGCAGGGTGCGATGGAAGCGGGACGATCGAGCCaatcgatcgccaccaccatatCGCTCCTGTCGACCTTGTGCCGCGGGTCACCGTCGATCACGCACGATCTACTGCGCTCGAACCTGCCGGAGGCGATGAAGCGCGCATTCACGGGGGACGAGCGGTGCGTGCTGGACTGTATGCGATTGGCTGACCTaattctgctgctactgttcgaAGGGCGCAAGGCGCTAGGGCGTGCCGTTGGCTCCCAGGGTCAGCTGGCGCCCCGTGTCAAGCGGGCGGACTCGAGCGCGGAACGCACGCACCGCCAGCTGATCGACTGTATACGCAGCAAGGACACCGAGGCgctgatcgaatcgatcgagtcCGGTGGCATCGATGTGAACTGCATGGACGACGTCGGCCAGACGCTGCTGAACTGGGCGTCGGCCTTCGGGACGCTCGAGATGGTCGAGTTTCTGTGTGATAAGGGTGCGGACGTGAACAAGGGTCAGCGTAGCTCGTCCCTCCACTATGCCGCGTGCTTCGGACGGCCCGGGATCGCCAAGGTGCTGCTGAAGCACGGTGCCAATCCGGATCTGCGCGATGAGGACGGTAAAACGCCACTCGACAAAGCGCGTGAGCGACCGGAAGAGGGACACCGGGAGGTGGCCGCCATTCTGCAATCACCGGGCGAGTGGATGACCGCGGCTACCCGGGCCGACGTGAAGGCAGGCGATAGTGGCGCAGTCGATGGGGAGGGTGGCGAGGTGGAACCACGTGGTGATCCCGAAATGGCACCGGTGTACTTGAAATTCTTCCTCCCAACATTCTGCAAAACGTTCCAAAGCACAATGCTCGCCAGCGTCCGTCGGTCTAGCCTTGGTAAGTGTGGGAGCCCACGTACGTGGTGTCGAGACGACGGGAGCTAATGGACGGGTTGCTTTACTTTCATTTAACGCAGGACTCATAAAGAAGATGATACAGTACGTGCAACCGGACGTTCTCTCGGCGCTGTGCTCCTCGGAGGGACTTCAAAGTCACGAGCAAAGCCTCGGCACGCTCCTAGTCGAAGTCATCGCCAGCGTACTGGATAATGAGGTACAGCACAGAGCTCTCATGGCCATGTCCCTGCCCCCCGGTCCTGCCAACTCTCGAGGGCTTTTCACTTCatcccaccccaccacccactcctTACCTCCTCTGAACGTGTGTATTACATTTCGATcaattggttggttttgtggtctCGTCCTGAAATGTTCGGAATTCAGAATTACACTAGGAAAAGGGACACGATGGAGTTATGCCAAGCATCAAACACAGCATCATATTTGCGCGGAGTGCTCTGGTGCTCTCTAGGGTCATGTGTTTTCTTCATGCTCCTCTTCCATTGTGTGTCCCCGTTTCTTGAGCTGTGATCGTTAATATGGGAATAATTTCCATTATGGCTTCCAGATTAGCTAcagctggccaccggtggccggcacGCTACCGCCAATGgtgccaccacctcctccaatGATCCTAACCGTACCGCGTCTTAGTAGTAATAGCAATAACCATCTTCTAACCAAGCACGGTTGCGCCGTTGAACGGTTGAGCAAGTTTGTGCagaacaagaagcagcagcagcaacaacaacaacaggcacaacaccatcagcaacagcatcagcagcagcagccacgccGAAACTCTAGCTGCTACATaattccaccgccaccaccattgctaccgttgacgccaccgccacgagcGGCAAGATCGAACGATCCCGGGCTGCtggacgatgaagaagacTATGAAGCAAGCAAGGCGGCAGCTAACGGAAACGGCCGCCAAAGCAATAACAATCACACCACCAATCCTCGCAAACACACTCAAAGCAATTGGTCCGATCTGAGCATAGcggtaatgatggtgatgatgatgataataatgatgaaaGCTCGCGAATGTATATTCCCTTGTCCAGTACACAcaccactctttctctctctttctctttctcttatgTTGAACCCCTCTTTTTAacttccgattttttttctttcattttttgtacTCTCTTCCTTACATTTAATGCAACCTTTTTGAGCGTGCGCATTGTTCTTAATTATGATTTGAATTAATTTAGTTAGTTGATTCAAACGATGAAAACATATTGTTCATTGTGAGATAGAAGCGCGCGCATTcctgtacaaaaaaaaagtttgccTAATCCTGATTCTGCATTCTCGTGTACTTAATAGAGAGCAGCTGCGTGGTTTTGTATCACCTCTCTACCATCAGCATAGTCAAACTGTTTTGATAACAATTGCGCTGCCACCCCATTTACAGCTGATCTTCACCACTGTCTTTGCTCCTCACGCATCCTTGGCTGACGATCTTGATGCTCCGTATGCAACGCTACTACTAATCTCATGCGAGTCAATAATGGATGTCGCGGCTTTTGTGTTTAAGCTAgcattcattttgtttccataGTCTGCTATTAACTtggatgaaaaaaagaagcaaatccCAAAGATCCCTACAAGCCgcatcgccgatcgatcgcaaatcgCCGGTGCGTTCTCGGGACACTCGACTTGACCAGTTGCTTTCCAATTTGTTTTTGCGACGATCGGTGAAATAATGGTACTATTGATcaattattgttattgctttCAACTGTTCTTCGCCTCGTAAGAGCTCTCTGTTGATCTCTCCTCCTTTAACCGTATTCGGAGGGAGCGCACCTCGCCTGTGCGCTGcagcatgtgtttgtgttcccctgtgtatgtgtgcgtgcgtgtgtttgtgtttttcatgTCTGTTGTGTTGACCTTCAAAACATAATCGAATTGATCGTGTAACACCTTCCCCCCCTCAGACCCccgactctctttctctctctctctctctctctctgcccgcATGCCTCTCTGGATAGGATTGTCCCCGATCCCCGTGTGCCAGCTAATTTGTGAAACTTTTCCTACAATTTTCCATGTCTCACCCACCCAATCaggacgatgaagatggtCATCTGGTGGTGCTCACGATCATCCAGGAGCTGATGGCGAAAACGCAAAACGATTTCCTGGATCACTTTGCCCGACTGGGTGTCTTTTCGAAGGTCCAGGCACTAATGTGGGAGCCCGGTTTCGTCGATGCAAACGACAATAATGATGTGATCAAATCGACGTCTACGGATgatccgatgccgatggcgaAGGTGATGGCGGAAGCGTCAccgagcggcagcaacagcacgtcGCTCGTGACcgtacagcaacagcattcaTCAGCTGGAGGCTCCAGCACGGCGGTACCGCTAGAAGACGCCAAGGAGATCCTGCATGGTAAGGCGTACCATTGGCGTGATTGGAGTATTTGCCGTGGACGCGATTGCCTGTACGTGTGGTCCGATTATGCCGCGCTGGAGCTTTCGAATGGGTCGAACGGTTGGTTCCGGTTCATTCTCGACGGCAAGCTGGCGACGATGTATTCAAGCGGAACGCccgaaaatggaaacgataGTTCCGGTAAGTTTCAGGCCGACTTCCTCACGTTCCCGTGAGGGCTTGTTGTGTAATGCAGTTGTGTGCCATGCCCGCTTTCTAATGTGCGCCTGTTCTCTTGATGTAATGCGTCTTCGTTTGGATTTTCCGAAAGAAGATCATCACCCGCTAACGATGCTTTCCTAAATTCCGCCTGGTGCACGGTTGATGAGAATACGGGGGACAGAAGGACTCAAACGCGTGTTGAAGCTTACAAATTGGTATCACTATTTACCACACACTTTTATGTGAAGTTACGCCAAGTTACGAAAAGGTTGCTAATCTGCAAAACTGAACATCAAAATCTAATATAGAAACATTTGGAACGATGTACCAACTTTAGATGATAAATTTCGTCATAAGCCTAATACGATGCTACGCTTCCTACTGCCTAAGCGTCTAGCGAAAGTGGATTGTAACCAGCACCTCGCCAACAGTTATTATAACCGACGCAGCAGTGCACTCGCTAGTTTCAAAAACCATACGTACCAAAAACCGCTCATTACCCATTTACATTTAACGTTCTTATGTACCCTTGTGTTTCCTAATTCGATTCTGCTAGGCAAGGATAAACAATTCGACCCCAGTGTGCCTTGTGAAGGTGAGAAATTTCCTTAGCCAAATCCGTCGCCCTAAACGATGGGTGTGTTTCTGTGAATCGTATCAGTCCATTGCCGAAATGTTCTACAGATTATGTCCAATTCATTCAAGAGAACGACCACATGGGGCGGCAGTAGGTGCCGGGTCACtctgattgattttttaatttacaatTTCGTGCGATCCTCTTTTTGCTATTAGAAAACCGTGGAGAATTCTTGGAGAAGCTTCAACGTGCCCGTACTGCTGTACGGCAAGGTAGCGTCTCGCAACCGATCCTCTCCTCACCGAGTCTCGCCCGGATAGCGGTGGGGAATTGGGTGCTGCAGAGCCAGAAGGAGTACCAGCTACATATCAACAACTCCGAGGGCCACCAAGTGACGATCCTGCAGGACGAGTTGGCCGGTTTCATTTTCGAGAGCAATCGCGGTACGAAGCATGCCTTCACGGCGGAGACAACGCTCGGGCCCGACTTTGCCACTGGCTGGATCaacacgaaaaagaaaaagatgcgCTGCAAGGTGGAGGCACAGAAATATCAGGTCCGTTTTTCGATTTGCTTGCTCTGTTCAATAGCCGGATCACTAACACTTTGCCCTTCTCTCCGATCAACAGGTGAAAAACTTGGCTCGTGAGCTGTACAATCGTTACTTCAAGGCAGCTCAGGCCGTACCGCGTGGTGCGGTTGCGAAACTGTCGAAAATAGTACAGCAAATCCAGAATGCcctcgaggagcagcagcagcagcagcagcaaggccaGACAAGGATGGTAGCTGGAAGCAACGGAATTAGCTGGCAGGAGAAACTTTACAATGCCTTTAACGAGCTCGTCCAGCTGCTGAACGAGGACGGTGTGATAAGCGCGTACGAGATGCACAGCTCCGGCCTGGTACAGGCACTGGTGGCAGTCCTTTCGCGCAACTACTGGGACATGTGCATGAACCGGCGCAGCAAGGCAAACAAGTACCACAAGCAGGCCCTCTCGATCTTCAAGAAGTGTatgtacggtggtggcggtggcggcaaaaACACGGCCGCCATTCTCGTGCAGAAGCTGGTGGCCGTGCTGGAGAGCATCGAGAAGCTGCCGGTCTATATGTACGATACGGCCGGTGGTAGCTACGGTTTGCAGATACTGACGAAGCGGCTGAGCTTCCGGCTGGAGCGTGCCAGTTGCGAGCAGACGCTGTTCGATCATACGGGCCGCAATCTGAAGATGGAACCGTTGGCCACGGTCGGCCATCTGAACAAGTACCTACTGAAGATGGTTGCGAAGCAGTGGTATGACATGGAACGTACGACTTTCCTGTTTTTGCGCAAGCTGAAGGAAACCAAATCTCCCATGCAGTTCCGTCACCAGCAGGACTTTGACGAGAATGGTATCATTTACTTTATCGGCACGAACGGCAAGACATCCGAGTGGGTCAACCCGGCCCAGTACGGACTGGTAACGGTGACGAGCAGTGAAGGCAAGCAGCTACCGTACGGCAAGCTCGAGGACATTCTGTCACGCGATAGCGTGAGCGTGAATTGCCACACGAAGGACAACAAGAAATCGTGGTTTGCGATCGATCTGGGAATGTTTATTATTCCGAGCGCGTACACGCTGCGCCACGCCCGTGGCTACGGCCGATCGGCGCTCCGCAACTGGTTGTTCCAGATGTCGAAGGATGGCGTTAGCTGGGTAACGATGCTAACGCACTCGGACGACAAAAGCCTGGCGGAACCGGGCAGTACCTGCACGTGGCCGATCGAATGTTCGTCCGACGAGCAGCAGGGCTACCGGCACGTCCGCATCCACCAGAACGGACGTAATGCTTCCGGCCAGACACACTATCTCAGCCTGAGCGGGTTCGAGATCTACGGTCGCGTTGTATCAGTGTGCGAGGATATGGTCAAAACGGCGGTCAAGGAGAACGAGACGAAGCTGCGCAAAGAACGGCGCCAAATACGGACACAGCTCAAGTTCATCACCGAAGGGGCCCGTGTGGTGCGCGGTGTCGATTGGCATTGGGACGATCAGGACGGGACGCCACCAGGCGAGGGTACGATCACCGGAGAGATCCACAATGGCTGGATCGACGTGAAGTGGGACCATGGTCTGCGCAACTCGTACCGCATGGGAGCCGAAGGCAAATACGATCTCAAGCTAGCCAATATGGACAATCTGCTCGAACTGCacggcagtagcagcgccTCAGGACAACAGGCCGTCACCAATCAGCTGTCATCATCTGGCACAACGGCGAgttctcagcagcagcagcagcagcagcagcagtgtagtAGCAGTGtcgtcacaacaacaacgacggatGGTATGGGAGGAAAGAAGAAGGTCTACGAGAAGTCACTCAACGTGCTGACCAGCCGGAAGTCCAGTTCGACACCGAGCCTACCGGAAGCGACCGATACTCGTGCGTCCTCATCGGTGGCTTCCACCGAGCAAGCTACTTCGGCCGACAATCTATCGTGGAAGCAAGCGGTAGAGGTGATTACGGAAAACGTGCTGTCGTCGGCCCGTTCCGACTTGGCTACGGTGGGCAGTGgtgacagcagcaacgaccTGTCATCCTCCGTCGTTGTGACTTGCGGAAGTGGCggccagaaccagaacaacaaccacctgagcggcggtggtggtggcaagcaAGAAGTATCCGTCATCGTGCATTCGTCGCTAAGCGAACGTGGCAACAATATTCCCGATCTGTCGcagatcaacagcagcacctcgaTGCTAGTGGTTTCGGATTTGGCAACGATCACCGAAAACCTTACACTGACcgaaggtagcagcagcgatgatAACGGTGGTAAAAAGGTGGACAACAGCGCCGTCACCAGTGATGAAATTGCGCTCGATCGTGCATCGTCCGGTGGTGCGCAACAGTTTGTCAGCAACATCGGCGGCAGTGGTCCGGTACTGTTGgcatcctcgtcctcatcttcgtcctcgtcttcgtcttcatcatcttcttcgtcgtcgtcgtcttcgtcatcgtccacGGAAGAGAACAACAAGACGAACAACatcaacgaaacgaacaaCAAGATTAATCTGAACAGCTGTGCAGCCGGTgctagcggcagcagcggtagtggtagtagcagAACAACAGGAGGAGGTGCCATTGGCACGATCAGTGCACAGGATTTCCTGCAAACTAAGCTCGAAGTGTTGGACAAGATGCGCGAAGGTGTCGATATGCTGCGCAACAACACGAACAACTTCCTCTCCACGGAGCTGCTCGCTCAATCGAATCTGTTGTCCTCGGTAAAGATCGCACTTCCGTCGGTGCAGCAAGGCgcggcggccggtggtggtgcggccagtggtagcagcagcagcagcagcaccgttggaAACAGTATCTTCGTAGCAGCAAGCTCCAGCAGCGCAACGACGGAGAAAGGTGGAGATACCGGCAAGTTTAACAACACCGGCGCAACCGCATCGGTGACCGGAAATGCCTTTAAGAAGGTGCTGAACGAGGCGTCCAAATCGGTCGAACTCGTCGAGAGCCGTGATGCGGCCAATAATATGAAGAACaatatcgtcatcgtcagcagtagcagcacacccgatgccgttggtggtggtggtgcctctcGATCAACATCTCGCGATCAAGCCACCGAAATGGTGACCATCGATGGCTCGAATGGTGTGGTGCAGGTAATGGCcactggcagtagcagcagcagcagcagcaccaatccGATGAGCGTTAGTGTACCGAACCTGAcgagtagtggtagtagtggtggtggtagcggtggtccaggaagtggccatcatcatcaccatcaccatcaccatcatcatcaccatcatcacaacaaTCAGCagttacagcagcaacagcaacagcagcaacagcaggacaGTGTCGTATCCGTTCTGGACTCACAGACACCGCCACCGGGGCTACTGGAAACGTTTGCGGCCATTGCAAGACGCCGCACATCGGGCAGCAGCGTGGGCAACAAtgctaacaacaacaataacaataacaactcCTCATCATCCGGCCAGCAGACGGTTCCGATCAATAACCAGCTGatcagcggtggcggtggtgcagctggaTTAGTATCCGGCCTGGGCCACATGCCGAacaatagtagcagcagtgcgtTCCTGCGTGGGCCCAACTCCGTTACCAGCCTGGTGAAGCTGGCACTGTCGAGCAACTTCCACAGCGGACTGCTCAGCACGGCCCAAAGTTACCCGAGCCTGTCGAgttcatcgtcctcctcggcAAACAACAATCATGGCTCATCGCACGGTGTGACGGGCGGTGTATCGACGactggtggaagtggtggcaATAACAACAGTGCCGGAGCCACTGGCACCGCCATCTCCGTTCAGTCGAACCAACTGAACCCGGCGCTCACGATGAGCCTGACGTCCACGTCGAGTGACAGTGAGCAGGTGTCGCTGGAGGACTTCCTGGAGCAGTGCCGTGCCCCGACTCTGCTCGGTGAtctcgaggacgacgaagataTCGAGGATgagaacgacgatgatgagaatgAGGACGAGTATGAGGAGGTCGGTAACACGCTGCTACAGGTGATGGTATCGCGCAATCTGCTGTCGTTTATGGACGAGGAGACGCTCGAGAATCGTTTGGCGGCGGCCGGCAAGCGTGGCAAATCGTGGGATGATGAGTTTGTGCTGAAACGCCAGTTTTCGGCACTCATCCCTGCGTTCGATCCGCGGCCAGGACGCACGAACGTGAACCAGACGAGTGATCTCGACATCCCGGCACCGAACGCCAGTACGATGAAGGTGGTGATTGGTGGTTGGGGCGATAGTACGGAAGCGACGGCAACACCGgcaccttcctcctcctcgtcttcAGCTACAACCGCCACTGGTACCGAGaccaccgggcagcagcaaaatgctGCATCAGGTCAAGGGGCCGCTCCACAACCCTCGCTCTCACTGGTACTCCGTGGACCGAACATTATCGGAGTGAACGATGTCGAGGTGGAGCTAACGCACCCCGACTGGACGATCTTCCGGGCGGTCCAGGAGCTAATGCTTCAGACCACGATGCCGAAGCAGGACCGGTTCCGCAAGATATGGCAACCGACGTACATCATCATCTACCGTGAGGCTAGTCCCGGATCTACCTcgtcgctggcactggcgaaGGACGATTGTTTCAGCAGCGGTGAGGAAGGCCGCGCTACACCTGTCGCCTCA is a window of Anopheles aquasalis chromosome 2, idAnoAquaMG_Q_19, whole genome shotgun sequence DNA encoding:
- the LOC126570578 gene encoding E3 ubiquitin-protein ligase Ufd4 isoform X3, with translation MGDVDPETLLEWLSMGQGDERDMQLIALEQLCMLLLMSDNVDRCFESCPPRTFLPALCKIFLDELAPENVLEVTARAITYYLDVSSECTRRIVAIDGAIKAICNRLVVADLESRTSRDLAEQCIKVLELVCTREAGAVFEGGGLNCVLSFIRDSGSQIHKDTLHSAMAVVSRLCTKVEPQGANVQTCVESLSTLLRHEDPLVADGALKCFASVADRFTRKSVDPAPLAEYGLVTELLNRLSNAAGGPHVASTTGSNATGGPAAQQPSAAGAGAATAQQESSTSSPSTAQLSSSTPKSAQGAMEAGRSSQSIATTISLLSTLCRGSPSITHDLLRSNLPEAMKRAFTGDERCVLDCMRLADLILLLLFEGRKALGRAVGSQGQLAPRVKRADSSAERTHRQLIDCIRSKDTEALIESIESGGIDVNCMDDVGQTLLNWASAFGTLEMVEFLCDKGADVNKGQRSSSLHYAACFGRPGIAKVLLKHGANPDLRDEDGKTPLDKARERPEEGHREVAAILQSPGEWMTAATRADVKAGDSGAVDGEGGEVEPRGDPEMAPVYLKFFLPTFCKTFQSTMLASVRRSSLGLIKKMIQYVQPDVLSALCSSEGLQSHEQSLGTLLVEVIASVLDNEDDEDGHLVVLTIIQELMAKTQNDFLDHFARLGVFSKVQALMWEPGFVDANDNNDVIKSTSTDDPMPMAKVMAEASPSGSNSTSLVTVQQQHSSAGGSSTAVPLEDAKEILHGKAYHWRDWSICRGRDCLYVWSDYAALELSNGSNGWFRFILDGKLATMYSSGTPENGNDSSGKDKQFDPSVPCEENRGEFLEKLQRARTAVRQGSVSQPILSSPSLARIAVGNWVLQSQKEYQLHINNSEGHQVTILQDELAGFIFESNRGTKHAFTAETTLGPDFATGWINTKKKKMRCKVEAQKYQVKNLARELYNRYFKAAQAVPRGAVAKLSKIVQQIQNALEEQQQQQQQGQTRMVAGSNGISWQEKLYNAFNELVQLLNEDGVISAYEMHSSGLVQALVAVLSRNYWDMCMNRRSKANKYHKQALSIFKKCMYGGGGGGKNTAAILVQKLVAVLESIEKLPVYMYDTAGGSYGLQILTKRLSFRLERASCEQTLFDHTGRNLKMEPLATVGHLNKYLLKMVAKQWYDMERTTFLFLRKLKETKSPMQFRHQQDFDENGIIYFIGTNGKTSEWVNPAQYGLVTVTSSEGKQLPYGKLEDILSRDSVSVNCHTKDNKKSWFAIDLGMFIIPSAYTLRHARGYGRSALRNWLFQMSKDGVSWVTMLTHSDDKSLAEPGSTCTWPIECSSDEQQGYRHVRIHQNGRNASGQTHYLSLSGFEIYGRVVSVCEDMVKTAVKENETKLRKERRQIRTQLKFITEGARVVRGVDWHWDDQDGTPPGEGTITGEIHNGWIDVKWDHGLRNSYRMGAEGKYDLKLANMDNLLELHGSSSASGQQAVTNQLSSSGTTASSQQQQQQQQQCSSSVVTTTTTDGMGGKKKVYEKSLNVLTSRKSSSTPSLPEATDTRASSSVASTEQATSADNLSWKQAVEVITENVLSSARSDLATVGSGDSSNDLSSSVVVTCGSGGQNQNNNHLSGGGGGKQEVSVIVHSSLSERGNNIPDLSQINSSTSMLVVSDLATITENLTLTEGSSSDDNGGKKVDNSAVTSDEIALDRASSGGAQQFVSNIGGSGPVLLASSSSSSSSSSSSSSSSSSSSSSSSTEENNKTNNINETNNKINLNSCAAGASGSSGSGSSRTTGGGAIGTISAQDFLQTKLEVLDKMREGVDMLRNNTNNFLSTELLAQSNLLSSVKIALPSVQQGAAAGGGAASGSSSSSSTVGNSIFVAASSSSATTEKGGDTGKFNNTGATASVTGNAFKKVLNEASKSVELVESRDAANNMKNNIVIVSSSSTPDAVGGGGASRSTSRDQATEMVTIDGSNGVVQVMATGSSSSSSSTNPMSVSVPNLTSSGSSGGGSGGPGSGHHHHHHHHHHHHHHHNNQQLQQQQQQQQQQDSVVSVLDSQTPPPGLLETFAAIARRRTSGSSVGNNANNNNNNNNSSSSGQQTVPINNQLISGGGGAAGLVSGLGHMPNNSSSSAFLRGPNSVTSLVKLALSSNFHSGLLSTAQSYPSLSSSSSSSANNNHGSSHGVTGGVSTTGGSGGNNNSAGATGTAISVQSNQLNPALTMSLTSTSSDSEQVSLEDFLEQCRAPTLLGDLEDDEDIEDENDDDENEDEYEEVGNTLLQVMVSRNLLSFMDEETLENRLAAAGKRGKSWDDEFVLKRQFSALIPAFDPRPGRTNVNQTSDLDIPAPNASTMKVVIGGWGDSTEATATPAPSSSSSSATTATGTETTGQQQNAASGQGAAPQPSLSLVLRGPNIIGVNDVEVELTHPDWTIFRAVQELMLQTTMPKQDRFRKIWQPTYIIIYREASPGSTSSLALAKDDCFSSGEEGRATPVASLFSQRSRGSTLSPSSPIIPGTPSITGGGGGGAPCSSSAAANAAAGAQQHCSVEDVLQLLSQLNEINQSLAVAPSNNDKNLIPDVASNHLNPEVFMSKKITNKLQQQIQDPLVLSSGSLPKWCEEYNQSCPFLFPFETRQLYFSCTAFGASRSIVWLQSQRDVNMERQRAPGLSPRHADQHEFRVGRLKHERVKVPRGENLLEWAQQVMKVHCNRKSVLEVEFVGEEGTGLGPTLEFYALVAAELQRSDLGMWLCDDESPKLIEDEIDLGEGSKPVGYYVRRSTGLFPAPLPQESDICDYVSNYFWFLGVFLAKVLQDNRLVDLPLSNSFLQLLCHSRSISAATGAAATAAATSASSSSSLAGSKLLDIMTSSLMSEEGERERDLLLLDSYQSKMAASEGAWYDGILSQENLLEIDPIRYEFLKELQELVQQKQNIELNDALSSEEKLQQIGELKLNTKTGCVALEDLALTFTYLPSSKHYGYASADLIPNGANIDVTIGNVEEYCNLTIAFCLQEGIAKQLAAFHRGFCEVFDLRKLAAFTPDEIRKMLCGEQNPEWTREDIMTYTEPKLGYSKESPGFLRFVNVLMGMNGSERKAFLQFTTGCSSLPPGGLANLHPRLTVVRKVDAGEGSYPSVNTCVHYLKLPDYPNEQILRERLLTATKEKGFHLN